One window of the Candidatus Zixiibacteriota bacterium genome contains the following:
- the zwf gene encoding Glucose-6-phosphate 1-dehydrogenase, producing the protein MKLTRKPEPAVITIFGGGGDLTWRKLVPALYDIYRENWLPDRFAIIGADKVDFAETSYRKRLADGVGKFSRHKKSARTWNEFASAVTYQKLDFTKKNSYRILAAKIDKLAKEWDTEVCRIFYLAIPPSFIEPVSRLLSETGLVKNCECDRVVIEKPFGHDYQSAHKLNEMMKGCFDERSIFRIDHYLGKETVQNIVAFRFANAFFEPLWNRNYIDHVQITVSEELGVGHRGAYYENAGALRDMVQNHLMQLLCLTAMEPSVVFAPDELRDRKVDVLRAVRIYVHDEVPKFAVRGQYGSGWIRRDAVPGYRQEKNVAPDSSTETFAALKLFIDNWRWQGVPFYLRTGKRLRDTVSMIAIQFKPIPHQAFPPEAIEAWQPNRLIISIQPRKKILLRFQTKRPGLRMILNPVDMQFNYSDSYSQDTPDAYETLLLDVLLGDQTLFMRHDQIEAAWKIIDPITKVWDVSAPPDFPDYPAGSWGPEEAQALIAQDGHTWLSLPLDEDVGHNILEK; encoded by the coding sequence ATGAAATTGACGCGCAAACCGGAACCGGCCGTAATTACCATATTTGGGGGCGGAGGTGATCTCACCTGGCGCAAACTCGTCCCCGCCCTGTACGACATTTATCGCGAAAACTGGCTCCCCGATCGTTTTGCTATAATTGGCGCGGACAAAGTTGATTTTGCCGAGACTTCATATCGAAAGCGATTGGCCGACGGCGTCGGCAAATTCTCTCGGCACAAAAAGTCCGCCAGGACCTGGAATGAGTTTGCATCGGCAGTAACGTACCAGAAACTGGATTTCACCAAAAAGAATTCCTATCGCATTCTCGCGGCCAAAATAGACAAATTGGCAAAAGAGTGGGATACCGAGGTCTGCCGAATCTTTTATTTGGCCATTCCGCCATCATTTATCGAGCCGGTATCGCGTCTCCTCTCCGAAACGGGCCTGGTAAAGAATTGCGAATGCGACCGTGTGGTCATCGAAAAACCTTTCGGGCACGACTATCAAAGTGCCCACAAACTCAACGAAATGATGAAGGGATGTTTCGATGAGCGCTCCATTTTTCGGATCGATCACTATCTGGGAAAGGAGACGGTGCAGAATATCGTCGCCTTCCGCTTCGCCAATGCTTTCTTCGAACCGCTCTGGAACCGTAATTATATCGACCATGTCCAGATAACCGTATCCGAGGAACTGGGGGTCGGACACCGGGGTGCCTATTATGAAAATGCCGGGGCGCTCCGGGATATGGTCCAGAATCATCTGATGCAGCTTCTCTGCCTTACTGCCATGGAACCGTCGGTGGTCTTCGCCCCGGATGAACTGCGCGATCGCAAAGTCGACGTCCTCAGGGCCGTGCGGATATACGTGCATGACGAAGTGCCGAAGTTCGCGGTTCGGGGGCAATATGGCTCCGGCTGGATTCGAAGAGATGCGGTGCCCGGGTACCGCCAGGAAAAAAATGTTGCCCCGGATTCCTCAACCGAAACTTTCGCCGCCCTGAAGCTTTTCATCGACAACTGGCGCTGGCAGGGGGTCCCCTTCTATCTTCGCACCGGTAAACGCCTGCGCGATACTGTTTCAATGATTGCCATTCAATTCAAACCAATTCCCCATCAGGCTTTTCCCCCGGAGGCGATCGAGGCCTGGCAGCCGAACCGTCTCATAATCAGTATCCAGCCCCGCAAGAAGATATTACTCCGCTTTCAAACCAAACGGCCGGGACTGCGAATGATTCTCAATCCGGTCGATATGCAGTTCAACTATTCCGACTCGTACTCCCAGGATACCCCCGATGCTTATGAGACCCTTCTGCTGGATGTCTTGCTGGGCGACCAAACCTTGTTCATGAGGCATGACCAGATCGAAGCGGCCTGGAAAATAATCGATCCGATTACCAAAGTCTGGGATGTCTCCGCCCCGCCGGACTTTCCCGACTACCCGGCCGGGAGCTGGGGGCCGGAGGAAGCCCAGGCGCTTATTGCTCAGGACGGTCACACCTGGCTGTCTCTACCACTGGACGAAGATGTCGGCCATAATATTTTGGAAAAATGA
- a CDS encoding hypothetical protein (Evidence 5 : Unknown function) produces MQRWRLDIEDCFQYQYYNSLLMKIFQRGTYAFTGYEKKMSPFMGPKGIMENHNISLLFSRA; encoded by the coding sequence ATGCAGAGATGGCGGCTTGACATCGAGGATTGTTTTCAATACCAATATTACAATTCTCTTCTGATGAAAATATTTCAGAGAGGCACATATGCATTTACCGGGTACGAAAAGAAAATGTCACCTTTCATGGGACCGAAAGGGATTATGGAAAATCATAATATTAGTCTGCTTTTTAGCCGTGCCTAA
- a CDS encoding hypothetical protein (Evidence 5 : Unknown function), producing MKVAEQEKQQKIRRTASGEMTVYDLRASEPIGRIIDMSARGMKLHSPEPAMVRKVYYCRLPLKRAVKGCKEVFFDAECRWCRPNDEIKGFNSGYALRFPTQKDGEIVRELLRHWMAEQADRLNAHYAGRK from the coding sequence ATGAAAGTCGCGGAGCAGGAAAAACAGCAGAAAATCCGCCGCACCGCCTCCGGGGAAATGACGGTCTATGACTTGCGCGCTTCGGAACCAATCGGCAGAATAATAGACATGTCGGCCAGAGGAATGAAATTGCATTCCCCAGAACCGGCCATGGTCCGTAAAGTCTATTATTGCCGGCTCCCGCTGAAACGGGCGGTCAAGGGGTGCAAAGAGGTCTTTTTTGACGCCGAATGCCGCTGGTGCCGCCCCAATGATGAGATTAAAGGATTCAACTCGGGATACGCCCTGCGTTTCCCGACTCAGAAAGACGGTGAGATAGTCCGGGAATTGCTTCGTCATTGGATGGCCGAACAGGCGGATCGGCTAAACGCTCACTATGCGGGCCGCAAATAA
- a CDS encoding membrane hypothetical protein (Evidence 5 : Unknown function) yields the protein MSKGSFFSLDTFPTLLNSESFFEKIMEEKRAGLNNXKRLALLLIMLFLYGLVMGAYHSFLQAVVSGVKVALLFALALLICFPAFFIIQYILGSRLKLSQMISIILSGFVLMAAIMLSFVPIVIIFLLTGSNYYFLHLLHIAVFIFAGLFGMNTIIQALKYSCEKKNIYPRTGVVVFRFWVVILAFVGIQLAWNFRPFLGVRGEPFMLFGQREGNFYAAVLDSARQLIVPKKGSGLKTPNRPVEGRPLDTLSLKQFFGDSAGGN from the coding sequence ATGTCAAAAGGCAGTTTTTTCTCTTTGGATACTTTTCCCACTCTTTTAAACTCGGAGTCTTTCTTTGAAAAAATAATGGAGGAGAAAAGAGCGGGACTCAATAATTTNAAGCGTCTCGCCCTTCTTCTTATAATGCTGTTTCTCTACGGTCTCGTGATGGGGGCCTATCACAGTTTTCTGCAGGCCGTCGTTTCGGGTGTAAAGGTCGCCCTGCTCTTTGCATTGGCGCTCCTGATCTGTTTTCCGGCCTTTTTCATAATCCAGTATATTCTCGGGTCGCGGTTGAAATTATCTCAGATGATTTCCATCATATTATCGGGATTTGTGTTGATGGCGGCGATCATGCTTTCATTCGTTCCGATCGTCATCATTTTTCTTCTGACTGGCAGTAATTATTATTTTTTGCATCTGCTGCATATCGCCGTCTTTATTTTCGCCGGACTTTTCGGCATGAACACCATCATTCAGGCCCTCAAATATTCCTGCGAGAAAAAAAATATCTATCCCCGGACCGGGGTGGTGGTATTTCGGTTCTGGGTGGTTATATTGGCCTTCGTGGGAATTCAACTGGCCTGGAATTTTCGTCCTTTCCTGGGGGTGCGGGGAGAACCGTTTATGCTATTCGGACAGCGGGAGGGGAATTTCTATGCCGCCGTTCTCGACTCGGCCCGGCAATTAATTGTTCCCAAGAAGGGGTCCGGTCTCAAAACACCAAACCGGCCGGTGGAAGGTCGCCCCCTGGATACCTTGAGTCTGAAACAATTTTTTGGAGACAGCGCCGGTGGAAACTGA
- a CDS encoding DinB superfamily protein: MIENERILDQLHRAYYGEAWHGPALSEVLKGVSARKAVLKPLKKAHSIWEIVLHIAGCEDYVRRLIEGEKLKLTPEQDWPPIARTGEKAWQEALRNLKDIHDRLEATVRALPDEKLYDNIGDANQTAYHRLHGVIQHDLYHAGQIAILRK, translated from the coding sequence GTGATTGAAAATGAAAGAATCCTGGATCAATTACATCGGGCCTATTACGGCGAGGCGTGGCACGGGCCGGCTCTGAGCGAAGTGCTTAAGGGAGTCAGCGCCAGAAAAGCGGTCCTTAAGCCGCTGAAAAAGGCGCATAGCATATGGGAAATTGTTCTCCATATAGCGGGCTGCGAAGATTATGTCAGGCGGCTCATCGAAGGGGAGAAATTGAAACTCACTCCGGAGCAGGACTGGCCGCCGATCGCCCGGACCGGAGAAAAGGCCTGGCAGGAAGCGCTGCGCAATCTTAAAGATATTCATGATCGTCTCGAAGCGACCGTCAGGGCCCTCCCCGATGAAAAATTATATGACAATATCGGTGATGCAAATCAGACGGCTTATCATCGCCTGCACGGTGTCATCCAGCATGATCTCTACCATGCCGGTCAGATTGCTATCCTGAGAAAATGA
- the tktB gene encoding transketolase 2, thiamin-binding (Evidence 2a : Function from experimental evidences in other organisms; PubMedId : 8396116; Product type e : enzyme), whose amino-acid sequence MNDQDLLDNLCINSLRFLAVDAVQKANSGHPGMPMGAAPMAYVLWTKFLKHNPADPGWFDRDRFVLSAGHGSMLLYALLHVTGYDLPLDEIKKFRQWGSIAPGHPERLHTPGVEVTTGPLGQGFANGVGMAIAEKHLAARFNRSGHQIIDHFTYGICGDGDIMEGISSEAASLAGHLELGKLIYLYDANHISLAASTDLTLTEDVRKRFEAYHWHTQTVDDGNNLQAIGEAITAAREETRKPSLIIVRTHIGYGSPNRQDTFAAHGQPLGEDEVIKTKKNLGWPEDRQFYIPEEALRHFREALANGADAEKDWKNRFNIYARQFPDAAAELNDMIKGELPDGWTGAIPKFVPEDGKISTRVASGKIINALAPKIPALIGGAADLAPSTMTAMKDYGDFEPPDKTGADTQGSFGGGWNWTGRNLHFGVREHAMGAIANGLAAHGAMLPFVSTFLIFSDYMRPTIRLASLMKLPVKYIFTHDSIAVGEDGPTHQPVEHLASLRAIPGLIVIRPADAAETAIAWQIAMEETRRPVALILSRQNLPILDRKELAPAESAKRGAYILYDAENSEPDIIMIATGSEVALTLGAAKILHDEGIGVRVVSMPSWELFGAQDDAYRKAVLPDTIRTRLAVEAASPLGWERWVGIDGDVIGVDKFGASAPDPRVLQAYGFSIENICERARKLIKRREVVQ is encoded by the coding sequence ATGAACGATCAGGACCTTCTTGATAATTTGTGCATAAATTCCCTTCGTTTTCTGGCGGTGGATGCTGTCCAAAAGGCAAATTCCGGTCATCCCGGAATGCCTATGGGCGCCGCCCCCATGGCTTATGTTCTCTGGACCAAATTCCTGAAACATAATCCGGCCGATCCGGGCTGGTTTGACCGCGATCGCTTTGTCCTCTCAGCCGGCCACGGTTCGATGCTCCTATATGCCTTGCTCCATGTCACCGGTTATGACCTGCCGCTGGATGAAATCAAAAAGTTTCGCCAATGGGGGAGTATCGCACCGGGCCACCCGGAACGTTTACATACTCCGGGGGTGGAAGTAACCACCGGTCCCCTCGGGCAGGGTTTCGCCAACGGTGTCGGCATGGCGATAGCAGAGAAACATCTGGCGGCCCGGTTCAACAGGTCGGGGCACCAGATTATCGATCATTTTACGTACGGCATTTGCGGCGACGGTGACATAATGGAAGGGATCTCGTCCGAAGCCGCCTCGTTGGCCGGTCATCTGGAACTGGGGAAATTAATTTATTTGTATGATGCCAATCATATTTCCCTGGCGGCTTCGACTGATTTGACTTTGACGGAAGATGTGCGGAAGCGATTCGAGGCCTATCATTGGCACACGCAGACGGTTGATGACGGCAATAATCTTCAGGCTATAGGCGAGGCCATAACCGCCGCCCGGGAAGAAACCCGGAAACCGTCGCTCATAATAGTTCGCACCCATATCGGCTATGGTTCTCCTAATCGGCAGGACACATTCGCGGCGCATGGTCAACCTCTCGGCGAGGACGAGGTCATCAAAACCAAGAAAAATCTCGGCTGGCCGGAAGACAGGCAATTTTATATTCCGGAAGAAGCCTTAAGACATTTTCGAGAAGCGCTGGCAAATGGCGCCGATGCGGAGAAAGACTGGAAAAATCGTTTTAATATTTACGCCAGGCAGTTCCCCGATGCGGCCGCCGAACTTAATGACATGATCAAAGGTGAACTTCCGGATGGGTGGACCGGGGCAATTCCGAAATTCGTACCTGAAGACGGAAAAATTTCGACCCGCGTTGCCTCCGGAAAAATCATTAATGCTCTGGCGCCGAAAATACCCGCCCTGATAGGCGGAGCCGCCGATCTGGCGCCGTCCACCATGACGGCCATGAAAGATTATGGCGATTTCGAGCCCCCGGATAAAACCGGGGCCGATACCCAGGGTTCATTCGGAGGCGGCTGGAATTGGACAGGTCGAAATCTGCACTTCGGAGTTCGCGAGCATGCTATGGGAGCGATAGCGAACGGTTTGGCGGCCCATGGCGCCATGCTCCCCTTTGTCTCCACCTTTTTAATATTTTCCGACTATATGCGGCCCACTATCCGCCTTGCTTCCCTCATGAAACTTCCCGTCAAATATATATTCACCCACGATAGTATTGCAGTTGGCGAGGACGGCCCCACCCATCAGCCGGTGGAGCATCTGGCGAGCCTCCGGGCGATTCCCGGGCTGATTGTCATCCGCCCCGCCGATGCCGCCGAAACGGCGATCGCCTGGCAAATTGCGATGGAAGAAACCCGACGTCCCGTCGCCCTTATATTAAGCCGGCAAAACCTCCCGATTCTCGACCGTAAGGAATTGGCGCCGGCCGAAAGTGCCAAGCGCGGAGCCTACATCCTGTATGACGCAGAAAATTCGGAACCCGATATAATTATGATTGCCACCGGCTCCGAGGTTGCTCTCACTCTCGGGGCCGCCAAAATATTGCATGATGAAGGTATTGGCGTCCGCGTCGTCTCGATGCCCAGCTGGGAATTGTTTGGAGCCCAGGATGATGCGTATCGCAAGGCGGTGCTTCCCGATACGATTCGAACCCGCTTGGCCGTTGAAGCGGCCTCGCCGCTCGGGTGGGAGAGGTGGGTCGGTATCGACGGCGATGTGATCGGAGTCGATAAGTTTGGGGCCTCGGCTCCCGACCCCCGGGTTCTCCAAGCGTACGGATTCAGCATCGAAAATATCTGTGAGCGGGCCAGAAAATTAATCAAGCGCCGGGAGGTAGTACAATGA
- the gndA gene encoding 6-phosphogluconate dehydrogenase, NADP(+)-dependent, decarboxylating has product MDNFKGDIGLVGLGVMGQNLALNIADHGFSVVGMDRQEDKIKALVARGDGQNVHGVGTAAELVSKLKSPRKVLLLVPAGGPVDSAITELSANMGPGDIIIDGGNSHFTDTNRHAAELGRKKINFLGVGISGGAEGARYGPSMMPGGPKESYEQVRSIFEAISAKVEGEPCVTYLGPGAAGHYVKMVHNGIEYALMQLIAETYDILRRIGGLSNDDLAGIFEDWNRGAINSFLMEITSKILRVKDNRTNQRLIDMIQDTAHQKGTGKWTSQDAMELQVPVPTIDAAVSARDLSGFKAEREIGAKIFPLASQASLPDTAKLAGKLSRALQFSMIVAYNQGMMLLRAASRTYKYNLNLADIARIWRGGCIIRAAMLNDMKEVFQNEPGRENLMTAEPFADILKNYRPDLSEIIKLAADHEIASPGLASALAYFDAFRTFRLPANLIQAQRDYFGSHTYERIDDDGIFHTDWN; this is encoded by the coding sequence ATGGATAATTTCAAAGGTGATATCGGTCTTGTCGGCCTCGGCGTCATGGGACAGAATCTGGCGCTGAATATTGCCGATCACGGATTTTCGGTGGTCGGAATGGATCGACAGGAAGATAAAATAAAGGCCCTGGTCGCCCGTGGCGACGGCCAAAATGTGCATGGGGTCGGAACAGCCGCGGAGTTAGTCTCCAAACTCAAATCACCCCGAAAGGTCTTGCTTCTGGTCCCCGCCGGCGGACCGGTCGATTCTGCCATTACCGAATTATCGGCCAATATGGGGCCCGGTGATATTATTATCGATGGCGGGAATTCGCATTTCACTGACACCAATCGTCACGCCGCCGAACTTGGCCGGAAGAAAATTAACTTTCTCGGCGTGGGAATTTCTGGAGGCGCCGAAGGTGCCAGATATGGACCCAGCATGATGCCGGGCGGACCGAAAGAATCGTATGAACAGGTTCGTTCCATATTCGAAGCGATTTCGGCCAAAGTCGAGGGCGAGCCGTGTGTTACCTACCTCGGCCCCGGAGCGGCCGGACATTATGTAAAAATGGTTCATAACGGGATCGAATACGCCTTGATGCAATTGATCGCCGAGACCTATGACATACTGAGGCGCATCGGGGGATTGTCGAATGACGATTTGGCCGGTATATTTGAGGATTGGAATAGGGGAGCGATAAATTCCTTTCTCATGGAAATAACTTCAAAAATTCTGAGAGTGAAAGATAACCGCACCAATCAGCGGCTGATCGATATGATTCAAGATACCGCTCACCAGAAAGGAACCGGGAAATGGACCTCGCAGGATGCCATGGAACTCCAGGTTCCCGTTCCGACAATCGATGCCGCCGTAAGTGCACGGGATTTGTCGGGGTTCAAGGCTGAACGGGAAATAGGAGCCAAAATATTTCCCCTTGCATCTCAGGCATCATTACCGGACACCGCCAAACTTGCGGGGAAACTGAGCCGGGCCCTGCAGTTTTCCATGATTGTCGCCTATAATCAAGGAATGATGCTTCTTCGAGCGGCATCCCGCACCTACAAGTACAACTTGAATCTGGCCGATATCGCTCGTATCTGGCGCGGCGGTTGCATTATCAGGGCCGCTATGCTGAATGATATGAAAGAGGTCTTTCAAAATGAACCGGGCCGGGAAAACCTGATGACTGCGGAACCGTTCGCCGATATCCTGAAAAACTATCGTCCAGACCTGAGCGAAATAATTAAATTGGCGGCCGATCATGAAATTGCCTCACCCGGTCTGGCCAGTGCCCTGGCTTATTTCGATGCTTTTCGCACCTTTCGTTTACCGGCCAACCTGATTCAGGCCCAGCGGGACTATTTCGGCTCGCATACGTACGAACGGATCGATGATGACGGAATCTTCCATACCGATTGGAACTGA
- a CDS encoding 11 hemes c containing cytochrome, which yields MHLPGTKRKCHLSWDRKGLWKIIILVCFLAVPNLKANQCYECHGDPGFSTTDSAGASISLYIDSSIFAKSVHGAFDCTDCHAAVKTIPHSEHLPPVDCGSCHNDVAATYQFHGFRQESAGNLFPDCSDCHGTHNILSPSDPKASANPNNLPVTCGRCHENKAIVGPYHIPMITPVEIYQTSVHSRMREGDSGLVATCIDCHSIEGTAHVILAPVNPKSTIYHFNIPKTCGRCHPKIESDYEAGVHGQAAARGETDTPICTDCHGSHQILPVKDPESRVGPTRVSLTVCAPCHEDKQLNVKYGLPTNIMDSWRHSYHGLKSTDGDPRVANCSSCHRSHLILPATNPASSISPANVHETCKRCHESITPQLASIEIHKTTGIFLNRTGQTFRIIYIGAIIVIIGSMVVHWLIDLRKRIWVLNQGRQVVRMRRDELWQHTFLMITFTVLAITGFAFHYSGSWWAKMMFGWTGGFVLRRTIHLIAAILFIATAIWHLVTLFSMRGRTFLRDICPCPKDFRQFFQTMAYDLGLRKEPPRFGRFSYIEKAEYWALVWGTIVMTVTGMALWFGTETELILKVGALGVMLVVHFYEAILATLAILIWHFYSTIFNPPVYPNNPSWYTGKMPLEMYHEEHPDDPILNEISGEDGDTEISPASPPELNNDDETGDSAQGSDESTDSAPSNEDPGP from the coding sequence ATGCATTTACCGGGTACGAAAAGAAAATGTCACCTTTCATGGGACCGAAAGGGATTATGGAAAATCATAATATTAGTCTGCTTTTTAGCCGTGCCTAATCTTAAGGCGAATCAATGTTACGAGTGTCATGGCGACCCGGGATTCAGCACCACCGACTCCGCCGGGGCATCCATTTCGCTTTATATTGACAGTTCCATCTTTGCTAAATCCGTTCACGGCGCTTTCGATTGCACCGATTGCCATGCGGCGGTAAAAACTATTCCTCATTCGGAACATTTGCCCCCTGTCGATTGCGGCAGTTGCCATAATGATGTGGCCGCAACCTATCAATTTCATGGTTTCAGGCAGGAATCGGCGGGAAATCTATTTCCTGATTGCAGTGATTGCCACGGGACACATAATATTCTGTCGCCTTCCGATCCGAAAGCGAGCGCCAATCCGAATAATCTTCCGGTTACCTGCGGACGATGTCACGAAAATAAAGCAATAGTCGGCCCCTATCATATCCCCATGATAACGCCGGTGGAAATTTATCAAACCAGCGTTCACTCCCGCATGAGGGAAGGCGACAGCGGTCTTGTGGCAACTTGTATCGACTGCCATTCGATTGAAGGGACCGCCCATGTAATTCTGGCCCCGGTGAATCCAAAATCGACCATATATCATTTCAACATTCCCAAAACCTGCGGGCGATGTCATCCGAAAATTGAATCCGATTATGAAGCCGGGGTGCACGGACAGGCCGCGGCGCGCGGAGAGACCGACACTCCGATTTGTACCGACTGTCATGGGTCGCACCAGATTTTGCCGGTCAAAGACCCGGAGTCCAGAGTCGGTCCGACCCGCGTTTCTTTGACGGTGTGCGCCCCCTGCCACGAGGATAAGCAGTTGAATGTCAAGTACGGTTTGCCCACCAATATCATGGATTCGTGGCGTCACAGTTATCATGGATTAAAAAGCACCGACGGCGACCCGCGGGTGGCCAACTGCTCCTCGTGCCATCGGTCGCACCTCATTCTTCCCGCCACCAATCCGGCCTCTTCGATTTCTCCCGCCAATGTGCACGAGACATGCAAGCGATGCCATGAAAGCATTACCCCGCAATTGGCCAGTATCGAAATTCACAAGACGACCGGGATTTTTTTGAATCGTACCGGTCAAACGTTTCGAATAATTTATATCGGGGCGATAATTGTGATAATCGGATCCATGGTTGTTCACTGGTTAATTGATCTGAGAAAACGGATCTGGGTGCTCAACCAGGGCCGTCAAGTGGTGCGGATGCGCCGGGACGAGCTCTGGCAGCACACGTTCCTGATGATTACATTCACGGTGTTGGCCATTACCGGATTCGCCTTTCATTATTCCGGCTCCTGGTGGGCCAAGATGATGTTCGGTTGGACCGGCGGATTTGTCCTGCGACGGACCATTCATCTTATCGCGGCGATATTATTCATCGCCACGGCCATCTGGCATCTGGTCACCCTCTTCAGCATGAGGGGGCGGACCTTTCTCAGGGATATTTGTCCCTGCCCGAAAGATTTTCGGCAATTTTTCCAGACCATGGCTTATGATCTCGGCCTGCGGAAGGAGCCGCCCCGTTTCGGGCGTTTCAGTTATATCGAGAAAGCCGAGTACTGGGCGCTGGTTTGGGGAACGATTGTCATGACGGTGACCGGGATGGCGCTCTGGTTCGGGACGGAGACCGAGCTTATTTTGAAAGTCGGGGCGCTGGGAGTCATGCTGGTCGTCCATTTCTATGAGGCCATTCTGGCCACATTAGCGATTCTGATCTGGCATTTCTATTCGACGATATTCAATCCCCCGGTTTACCCCAACAATCCATCCTGGTATACCGGAAAAATGCCGCTGGAGATGTATCACGAGGAACATCCCGATGATCCGATTCTGAACGAAATTTCGGGCGAAGACGGCGATACCGAAATTTCACCGGCTTCTCCTCCGGAACTAAATAACGACGATGAGACGGGTGATTCCGCTCAAGGATCGGATGAAAGCACCGATTCGGCGCCTTCGAATGAAGATCCAGGGCCGTGA
- a CDS encoding DNA-binding protein/PTS system, IIA component (fragment), giving the protein MTLEEVAAYLKVTPQTIYVWAQEKRIPAAKLGKEWRFKKSIIDKWFASHFDAKFNDLIEEGGEAKE; this is encoded by the coding sequence ATGACGCTGGAAGAAGTTGCGGCTTATCTGAAGGTCACCCCTCAGACCATTTATGTCTGGGCGCAGGAGAAGCGGATTCCCGCCGCTAAACTCGGCAAAGAGTGGCGGTTCAAGAAATCAATTATTGATAAATGGTTCGCATCGCATTTCGACGCCAAATTCAATGACCTAATTGAAGAAGGCGGCGAAGCAAAAGAATGA
- a CDS encoding putative hydrolase of the HAD superfamily (Evidence 3 : Putative function from multiple computational evidences), translated as MSCGCGKISVTMNTIIKNLFLDIGGVLLTNGWDRRARQAAVERFDLDFDELNERHHLTYDTYEAGKLSLDEYLHRVIFFKKRSFRPEDFKQFILERSRPHADMMDFVRNIKTRYNLKSVAISNEGRELTDYRIREFNLASIIDIFVSSCYVHLRKPDLDIYRTALEISRSEPDEVLYIDDRAMFVEVAATLGIHGIYHKDLESTRQALAGYGLII; from the coding sequence ATGTCTTGCGGATGCGGAAAGATTAGCGTCACCATGAATACAATTATTAAGAATCTCTTTCTTGATATCGGAGGCGTTCTCCTGACTAACGGGTGGGATCGCCGGGCAAGGCAAGCGGCCGTAGAGCGGTTTGACCTCGATTTTGATGAATTAAACGAGCGTCATCATTTGACCTATGATACCTATGAAGCCGGAAAACTGAGTCTCGACGAATATCTTCACCGGGTCATATTCTTCAAGAAGCGGTCGTTTAGACCCGAGGATTTCAAACAGTTCATATTGGAGCGCTCGCGGCCCCATGCGGACATGATGGATTTCGTAAGAAATATCAAAACTCGGTACAACCTTAAGAGCGTGGCGATTAGTAACGAAGGCCGGGAATTGACCGATTACCGCATCCGGGAATTCAATTTGGCTTCGATTATTGATATTTTTGTATCCTCCTGTTACGTCCATTTGCGGAAGCCGGATTTGGATATATATCGAACGGCTCTTGAAATATCTCGGTCCGAGCCCGATGAAGTTCTGTATATCGATGATCGCGCCATGTTTGTCGAAGTCGCCGCGACTCTCGGGATCCATGGCATTTATCATAAGGATCTGGAATCGACCCGACAGGCCTTGGCCGGATATGGATTGATTATTTAG